Below is a window of Salvelinus alpinus chromosome 5, SLU_Salpinus.1, whole genome shotgun sequence DNA.
GCCGTGTTTTACGCAGTGAGTAATTGAGTACATTGATTGACGTGTGAGTGCCAAAAGGCTCAGACGCTTTCCGATTGGCCGACGCGCACTTCACAATCTCCTCTTGTTTCCAAGCTGCGCTACTCTAGACAGTTATCTTTGCAGGCGCTTGTGTGAGTCAGTAGCAGCAGAAGGGAACAGAACAGCGGGGCTGCAACAAGAGGAGGCAGGAGTGGAGTTACACTGAAACCTGAAACTTTCTACTCAGAGAGCATTTATCAACTGGACTCTTTGAGCTTTTCTCCATTTTATTTTTCTCTTGAAGCAGGTCTGTTCTATTCTACAGTGAAAGCTCCATTGTGAGCTGCATTTTACTTTTATTCTGCAGACTCTCCTCTGTTGTGAACAATGAGGTCCATTGAACCATTGTGCCGTTGGAGAATCATCCCTCTGGCTTTGACCATGGCACTGGTGTCTGTGAGCAAAGCCTCTGAGTATGAATACCTGAGCTGGAAATCGGACATGTACAATGGTGGCCGCAGCTATGGCAAGCCTCCTCAGTGTGTGGATATCCCAGAGGACCTGCGGCTGTGTCACAATGTGGGCTACAACCAGATGCTGCTGCCTAACCTACTGGAGCATGAGACTATGGCTGAGGTGAAGCAGCAGGCGGGCAGCTGGGTGCCCCTGGTGCATAAGAGCTGCCACCCGGGTACCCAGGTGTTCCTCTGCTCCCTGTTTGCCCCAGTGTGCCTGGAGCGTCCCATATACCCCTGCCGCTGGCTGTGTGAGGCTGTACGGGACGGCTGCACCCCTATTATGGAGTCGTTCGGCTTCCCCTGGCCTGAGATGCTCACCTGCGACAAGTTTCCTCAGGACGACGTCTGCATTGCCATGACTGCACCCAACGCCACTGAAGCCACAAAACCCACAGGTAAGgctatacctacctacctacctacctacctacctacctacctacctacctacctacctacctacctacctacctaccaaccAGCAGGCAGCATGCCTGCCATAATATCTAGATATAGAATGACATATAGAATCCCATGTCACCAAGCTCCAGTCATGTTTCCATGTGCTAGTCTGGTACCAGATCTGAAACTGAGCCATTGCTTGGCACAATATGTAAAAAGCTGAGGTGTTGGCTAGGAGTTTGCAATCTGTATTGTTGAATGTACATTATGTTCTTCACTTGGAAGCAGTTTTTATtacaatttataaaaaatgtgatGCATTTTGTGGATGAAGCATGATAATCTGTAATAATCATTATCAAATAtctgtattattttttttaccatgTATTGCGGAATAGGGCAGGCTCAACAGTATCCTATGGAGCACGCTCAACATAGTATGCTATAGGGCAGGCTCAACATAGTATCCTATAGGGCAGGCTCAACATAGTATGCTATAGGGCAGGCTCAACAGTATCCTATAGGGCAGGCTCAACATAGTGTCCTATAGGGCAGGCTCAACATAGTGTCCTATAGGGCAGGCTCAACATAGTGTCCTATAGGGCAGGCTCAACATAGTGTCCTATAGGGCAGGCTCAACATAGTGTCCTATGGGGCAGCTCAATAGAGCTGCAGTACTTGACTGAGATAACAAACAGTCACTACTTTGACATAGTGTGAGAATCGACACCCATGCAGTTCTTCATGCGGCAGAATGTTGTTTCAGGGGTTTGTTGATGTCAAACCTGATGCAAATGAACCATTCCCAACCTTTTGGGGTAATTTTTCCCATGACCGCTTAGATTACGTCTAGATTAGAttatcccccaaaaatgtaagaGTGAGATAGCAAAACCTTTATTTAGTTATTTCAGAGTGCTAACAAGACCACGCTGTCTTTACCAAGAGAAAACCTCTCTTTGTGGCAAATGTTAAGTTGCTTGCTATTGACAAAGAGAAGTGATGTTGTAATTAATATTGTAGCCTAATACTCCTTTAACAGATGGTAGCAATTTATTTCAAGGTGAAATTTATGAACTGGGAGGCAGTCCAGCCACAGAACTAATACATCCATTAATGACCATTTTATATTGACGTCTTAACTACTGGCCTCTTCCTTTGAACCCCCCCAAAAAGTCAACTCACCAGACAGAAACAACATGTATAGTTTAATTTGAATAGCAGATACAAACGTATACGAATTATGAAAGAGTGAATACCAGAGGGACAatgatgaggagaggggaaaaaaacagacTATCAATTCTGCTAATGTAATAAACTGTGTTTCAAGGCTACAGTGAACTCCCACAGACATCAGGTccttgatgcctgtctgcctatCTGCCTGCAGGGATACTTGGCTCGAGACTGCCACAATCTCACTGGGATTGCGTCCCAACCCTATTTCCTAGTGCACTAATTTtcaccaggacccatagggctctggttaaaagtagtgcactatataggaaatatggcaccatttgggatacaaccacaGTCTCTGGACTGAGTTATGTTCAGAAGGACTAGAActacctacagatgtaggatcttaatttgatcactatgTTGTTGCTGAGAATGTTTCTGTACAGAACATgctagtgtattcaaggtttaaaaaggtttctaaagtttgtaatttccactttaaaatgttagacttgatttgccctaacgaaaaatgtatcaacccctacaaaaaatgtccagtcattataatccacataataatttacattACCTGTTGCTTCAGGATAATTTttatgctgtagcaaactggctcaaattaagatcctacatctgtaacagcTTGGGGCTAACAATAAGTCAGACATGGTTGTACACAAAAAAACATattgaaacatgagaccaacactttacatgttgtgtttatatttttgttcagtgtaaatgctGCAGCCTTTCACAATCAAAGGACAAGTTTTGTCTAAAATTATTGTTTCTGTCATGGGTTGTAATATTTTATTGCCATGTCAGTGTCCCTGGCAGGAACTAGTATAATCTCTCTTGGAGCGAGTTGGAAAGGCTGCTCTGCTCTTTTCTAGAGGTGTCCCAGAAGGGGAAGTACAGCCACCTCATGCAGATTTCTCATAAATTAAAAAGGACTTTCCATCATCAACCTCCTTACATTTTGATCTGCGTTGTATATGCAGGCTGCAAAACAATGTTAGCTTAGTGCTAAAACATTTACTATATTCTGAACATGAATAGCTCGGTCTTACAGCGAACTGATATGGTGACTGGTGACTTTCCAGTCCAGCACCCGATGAAGAGGTCTTTATCGCTCCGTGATGCTGCAGTTACACAGcacttactgtatatctgaggTAGTCCCTCTGTAACTGGGACGTGTTGGGCCGAGGGGGGCCaacatggtggtgtgtgtgggcAGGAGCCCAGCAGCCTGAGAAAAGGCTCCTCTTGGAGCTCGGGAGCTCGGGGACCACACAGAGATCCACAGGgtgtgccccaaatggcaccctattccctatgtagtgtactacttttgactagaacccacagggctctagtcaaaagtagtgcactacatagggaatagagtgccatttggaacacaggcaGTCTCCAGAGGTCACCTGTTGTCATATGTGTCAGCACTTGCGATAAATAAATCAGAAAGTGTTTGCCCAGTCAGAAGCCCAGCAGGCCACAGAGTCGGTCTTGTTTTAACCCCACTCTACTCATTACAGGGCCGTTAATGTCTGTGTTGTTCTGCatcttcttcactgttgactgaCAGGAACCTAAAACCCTAAAAAAGATGTGCTTTTTAGTGATGTACGAATCACTGTTCAGTTTCATATGAAATGGGGGGGAGAAAGAAATGCATTTGAATGAATAAAACATCAAATCAAAATTAGGTTAGAAGGTCATGTATTTTGATGTAAGTTATTTAAAGAGCCTCTCCACTGCTGACTGCTAAACAAGTATGAAGCTAGTGACAATAGATTTAGAGTAGAAAAAAATGTGAAGTTGAAAATATAGCCTCTTTGACTCTGTAAAAAGTGCTTATTTTCACAAGTGCTTTCCACCTGGGTGTAACTTTTGTAAGTGTTTGTCAAACACACGTAATGGCCAACTGGCAATCACAAAAGAACAGGATAAGTGTGtgtaaatatgtatttatattttacAGATGGTAAACCTCACAGTACTCCAAATGTTGTTTTGGGGTTTAAAGCCAAGCTTTGCTAAGCTGTTTAAGAAAGAACAGAACAGCTATTTAATTATTGAATAAATATAATTTTCATTAAATATTCATGAATGTCACTTGACAAAAACCCTATATAGCAAAAACAAAAAAAGCATTTCTGTCCATTGTTGGCCACTACGCAGTTAGAACCGTTCCTTATTTTTAAGCAGTTAGAACCATTCCTTATTTTTAATCATAATGTCAAAACATTCTAATATGTTCATATGGAACTTGGCTCCTGTAGCTAAAAATACATGTATATGAAAGCCTGAGTGGAAGAGTTTCCAGTTTCAGTCAGTCATCTCTCTGTCTTCACAGTCAGTAATGTACCTTCTATAAAAGTCTCAGGTACATGTAACAGTTCATGTGTATGCATGCGTTTCCACATGCTTTCAGATAACGTACAGTAAAACAGGCCTCCAGGACAGATTGAGTCTGATTGCATTAAGTTAGCATAGACTCCGAAGAGATCAAAACTAACCACCTAATTACAATGGAATGATAGTCAGTCTTGGATATTGAGAAGACTGCTGATACCCCCTATCATTTCATGAATCTAGCCAATAACGAGCAGCATTGTGTCCTGGAGGCCATAGTTAGGACCTGCTATAAAAGCACAGGACATTCCAACTGAGGTCAGGTCGGTCAATTAATAGTTTTACCGTCAAACAAGAACAAACGTCATTGGAGTTTGGATGAATAAGTTTGAGAGGAAAAACACCAGAGCAACTGACAACAGAGTGTACTCAGCACCTCTGACCAGAATGGCAGGTGTCatcttcacatactgtaggtgttcACATAAGATTTCATCGGCAAGATTGATTTGAAGCACAGGCAGGGAGATAGGTGGTGAAAGATCAAAAGTGTTACTACCATGGGAAATGAGCTGATGTTGAGGTAAATAGAGGTGTGAACAATGCTACAATCTGTTAGGGATTCAGTTACTAGCAGCTGTTGTTCCCTTCAGATTGAATGGTGATTTTAGGGAGAGAAAAAAACTTTCACTGGTTTAGGGTTgaaaaattccagtaactttccccaaattcacAATTATTCTGGTTGGTGGATACCGGATTTCTTGCTTATTCCCTTCTGATTTAGGGTATCTTCACGGGATTTCTTGGAGTTTTCGGAAAGTTACAGGATTTTTGCAACCCTACTCTTGTTCCATTTGTTCATGGCTGTTACTTGGTTGATTATTGTGACAGTGCTACATGTCCTGCCCTCTGAAAagactctctcctccctcccttccacagGTTACTCCCCCATCTGTCCCCCATGTGACAACGAAATGAAAACAGACATCATTCTAGAGCACATGTGTGCCAGCGAGTTTGGTAAGCgtctcctaaccctaacactaccaTTTTCATTCCGTTTGTTAAGCATTTCCTAAAAATACAGAagaagagacatacacacacgcacacacacactcacacacagcatGTTTTGCCATGACAAGTTTTCCTATGGGCTACTATACCTATGGATCGTGTTAGCCAACACAAGAGGTTGCACTCTCCATGGCATAGAAGCCTATACAAATGGAACCACATACAATGGAGAACTACAGTATGTCTATACCTATAGCGCTGGAATTTGCCCCAGATCTAATGAGCCCTCCCTCCCACCTTTGGTCTGCAGCCCCTCAACGTACATTGTAAGATCTTTACAAAAGCAAGCTTCGAAAAGTTAAAGTGACACACTTGCCAATAGGATTTCTTATGCATTCATTTCTTATGCATGCATTCCCTGACTCTTGCCATGCTGGTTACAGTATTGAGCTTGGTGCTTTATCCCAGC
It encodes the following:
- the LOC139576524 gene encoding secreted frizzled-related protein 1-like, which gives rise to MRSIEPLCRWRIIPLALTMALVSVSKASEYEYLSWKSDMYNGGRSYGKPPQCVDIPEDLRLCHNVGYNQMLLPNLLEHETMAEVKQQAGSWVPLVHKSCHPGTQVFLCSLFAPVCLERPIYPCRWLCEAVRDGCTPIMESFGFPWPEMLTCDKFPQDDVCIAMTAPNATEATKPTGYSPICPPCDNEMKTDIILEHMCASEFAIKTKIKEVRREGMDRKVILQKRKKPLKLGHLKKKDLKNLVLYLKNGADCPCQQLDNLGNTYLIMGRKVDKQFLLTGIHKWDKSSKEFKKAIKKLKTHKCPAFENVFK